The genomic stretch GCACTGCTACAACATAACACATCCCAGTTTCTTCTGCATCTGTATTTCTTATCTATAACTGTTTTTTAATTATTTTATTAATAAAACATTCTCCCTTCATTTTTTTAGTTTTTTTTCAGCTCAGATTGCACAGCGTTTCCTCCCATAATGACAAGGGTTAAGGGTCTTTTTTGAGTTTCAGTATAGGGTTCTATGCAGGCCAAACTGTGATTTTTGTCATACACTCCGAGTACATCTTGTAGGTATGATACTCAAATAGATCAATATATAGTATGTATTGCATAACAAAAACATAGAATTCATCCAAAACAAACTACACATAACAGAAAACGGATTTAGAAGGAGATCATTCATTATGGCAAAATTAGAAGCATTTATACCTAATCCTAAACAAGCAGATGAACTCACAGATATAATGGACCAAATCTTAGGAAGTAAGGACACGGATCTGCTTAGAGAAAATGCAAATCTGAACGGAGACTCTTTTAGTGGAAAGATGAGTAAAATTGGTTCTGAAACTGCGAAGAAACATGTGATGAAGCACGTCCTTCCCAAACAGGTTGCTCAAGCAATAACGGAAGGCGAACTTTATGTTCACGACCTTGACCAATATGCGCTCGGTACAACAAACTGCATCTTTATTCCTTTTGATCGGCTTCTAGAACGCGGTTTTAATACAGGAAATGGTTCTGTACGAACCCCTCAGTCAATCATGTCAGCGATGTCACTTGTCGCTATTATTTTTCAGTCTCAGCAAAACAGTCAATTTGGCGGTGTTTCTGCCAACAAAATCGATTGGGACCTGGCTCCTTATGTTGCACGCTCTTTCAGAAAACACTTCCGAAAAGGAAAACAATTATTTGAAGAATCAGCGGAACTTGATCAAGAATATATCCATATGAATAGCGAACTCGCACAAACGACCTGTTCTAAAGCCTACGCTTTTGCCATGAATGAAACCATTCAAGAGACACATCAAGCTGCTGAATCCCTTATTCATAACTTAAATACAATGAGCAGCCGGGCAGGCGGACAAATTCCGTTTACGTCCCTAAACTATGGATTATGCACGTCTGCTGAAGGAAGACTGGTATCCCATGCGCTTCTTGATGCTACCATCGCAGGACTCGGTCATGGAGAAACGCCTGTTTTCCCTCAGCATATTTTCCAGTGTAAACAAGGGATTAACCAAGCTCCCGGCGAACCCAACTACGATATTTTTGTAAAAGCGCTCGAATGTTCCAGCCGGAGATTATATCCGAATTTCGTCAATGTCGATGCTACTTTTAATTTGCCGTTTTATCGTGAAAATGATCCCGATACCATTATTGCTACCATGGGTTGCCGTACGCGTACAATCGCTGACCGGTTTGGCCGCAACCGTCAAAGTGGAAAAGGAAACCTCTCTTTTAATACCGTTAATCTCGTGAAGCTTGGCATTGAACATGGGATTGCGCTGCGTAAACGGACACAGCCCGATATGAAAGAATTCTACAAGAATTTGCACCGCGTAATGGAGATTGCTTTAGAAGGACTGCTGCATAGATACGCTATTCAATCGGTTCAACCTGCAAAAGCTTCTGACTTTATGATGCGGGAAGGTGTCTGGGAAGGCGGCGAACATCTGAACCCTGATGAACCCGTAGCTTCTCTGCTGAAGCATGGAACATTATCGATCGGATTTATTGGACTCGCTGAATGTATGAAAGCTTTATACGGAAAACATCATGCGGAAGACGAATTTTCCTACAAAGAGGCAGTTCGGATTATAGAAACCATGCGGAACTTCTGTGATAAAAAAGGGGATGAATACAATCTGAACATTACCTTGTTTGCTACTCCGGCAGAAGGGTTATCCGGAAAATTCACCGTTTTGGATCGAAATAAATACGGAATTCTACCTGAAATTAATGATCGTGATTACTATACGAACTCTTTCCATGTTCCTGTCTACTATTCGATCTCCGCTGCGAAGAAAATTCAGCTGGAAGCACCATTCCATGAACTATGCAATGCAGGAGCAATCTCTTATGTGGAGCTGGATGGAAATGCTCGTAATAATCAGGATGCATTCCGCCGAATTGTACAATACGCGCTGTCTCAAAATATCGGTTATTTCTCAGTCAACCACCCGTTGGATCGCTGTCCTTCCTGTGGTTATGAGGGTGTTATTGGTACGGAATGTCCAAGCTGTGGAATACATGAAAATGACATTCATTTCAGCCGACTTCGCAGAGTAACTGGATATTTAACTGGAGATTACACGGTTCGATTCAACTCCGCGAAACAAGCAGAAGTCAGAGATCGGGTTAAACATCTATGATCCCTTTGCATATCTGCGGTTATATTCCAGAGTCTATTAATGAAGGCGCGGGTCTTCGGGCTGTTGTTTTTATAAGCGGCTGTAAGCATGCATGTCCCGGCTGTTTTAATCCCTCCTCCTGGAACTTTAGAGCAGGTAAACCTTTTACGAAAGAAGAACAACTGCGTATCATCCAGGAAATTGCGGACAACCCATTACTTGATGGGCTGACCTTATGCGGGGGAGATCCATTCTTCTCTGCTCCTGCATGCACCGATTTTATTCGGAAGTATAAGGAACTTTGTCCAGGAAAAACCCTTTGGGCTTATACCGGTTTTGTCTACGAAAAACTGCTGGAGGACCCAGACATGCGCACGCTTGCTGAGCTTTGTGATGTCATCATAGATGGTCCTTTTCAAATGGAATTGAAAGATACCACGCTTCTTTTTCGCGGAAGCCGAAATCAGCGAATCATTGATGTACAAGCCTCGTTATCTGAGGATTCAGTAATCACTTTATAGCACGAATAGAAACATCCGGCCGACAATGGACTGCGGTTCATGTACCGGATGTTTTTCTTTTTTTCCAGATAGGTAAAGTACGAGATAGGTAAAGTAGTAGTCATGCTTATATCAAAAGGAACTAGAAACTTTTATTGATTAATGTGAATTTTTCATGTGTTGTAATTTTGCAATAGATAAGCATTTATTTCTTCGTTGGTCATGGTATTATAAATTCCTTCCAGAATGGTTCGCCATAAGGTGTGGTTATCTTGAAATATATTTGCTACCTCTGGGATGAGCAGTGTACAAACGTTAGGCAGTTGATAATCAATCTGAACTATATAAGGTACCTGCGCGTGATTCACAACCAGTAATTTATACTCACCTGCCACGAGGTCATCTAGAACTTGTACTAACTCTTCCGTTTCATGTAAAGTAGCTTCTGTTCGTAAAAAAAAGATTCGTTTACCGCTCTGCATAAGCTGTAAAAACCGGTTGGCCCTGTAGTCTAGTTTTTGCTTCAAGCCTGGATAGCTTTCAAGGATACCCGGATCGTTATCTTCCATTGGAAAATCATGAACAGAGTACAGGTCATAGGCAGCGTCCCGGATAACATAACAGCCTGAATCCGAACTTGCCCCATGATACCTGAGATTATCCCATAGCATGACATGACGAAATCGATCGCGCAGCAGGGCACTCACTCCTGATAAATGAGGGGACATCATCCAGTCGATGACTCCAGCTATGTTCCGAATTTTACTGTGATTCAGCTGGCTTGCAGGAAGACAGTTATGGCCGAGACTATAGAGGACATCATACCCGCCTTTTAATTCATGCAGTTCCATTCACTTCGCCTCCTTTCAGCCAGGGTATACCTTATTAGATTACAGGAAACCTCGCTGTGCCTGTGCCATTGGACTTTTCTTATCATAATGACAATTTATACACCTATAGATATCTGTTTCACTCTGATCCTCATGCGGTAATGATACATAATTACGAAAATTTTGGGTGAAACTATCCAAACGGAAAGGGTGAAAATAAAATGCTTGATGACAAAACAGACCGCGGTGCCGGTTTTGATTCTATTGTTGAACCGGATCCGATATTCGAACAGATTGATTGGACCAAAAACTCAGATTCAATAACGATTTCTAATCTTACCGAAGAGGAACAGGAGACAACGGATGAGGAACAGGATGAAGAAGAAAAGCGATAATCAGGAAGCGCAGCATATGTGGCTGTCATCCACTTACCGTCGTAATTATTCTGCGCTTTCGAATCCAAAAAAAAGAGAGAAATCTACGGATGAGTAGATTTCTCTCTTTTTCTATATAACCGGCCAGCAGTTTACGTATTCAGCGGATAACTCCCCTTGCTTCCATTACTTTTTTTAATCGGCCAGGATAATCAGTAATGATGCCATCGATTCCTTTTTCTATCAATTTGTTCATCACATTTTCTTCATTTACCGTCCAAGCATACATCTGCAATCCTTCTTTTTGTACCGATCTAAAATCTGTCTCTTCTAAATGAATGTAATACGGATGCAGAGAAAAAGCATTCACTCCTGCAGTAGTCGGTAATAACTCAGGGTGCGCAAAATTCTGAGCATATAATAGGCCCGTTTTTACTTTTGAATTCAATTTTTCCAAAGTGCGGAGGCTGTCAAAATGAAAAGAAGATACGACAACATGATCATAGAGGTCATACTCTTCTAGGAGGGCAGCCAATTTTTCTTCCACCCCTTCGGAAATTCCGCCCTTAATTTCAACATTCATCATCAGATGACGAGGAGCGAGCTCAAATACTTCCCTCAGTGTAGGAATCGATTCTCCCTCATAAGCTGAATCAAACCACGATCCGGCATCCAGCTGCTGAAGTTCTGCCCTAGTCATCTCTTTTACAACCCCGTTTCCATTCGTCGTACGATGGACAGTGTCATCATGTATAACCATGATTTCTCCATCTTTGGATAGATGAATATCAAGTTCAAAGGCATCACAGCCCTGCTGCAAAGCAAGTTCAAAAGCAGCCATTGTATTCTCTGGAGCTTCCCCTTTTGCCCCTCGATGGGCAATAATCAGCGGTGTTTTCATACAATCAGCACCTTCCTCACAAGATAGAAGAATAAGATATCAAAGTATTCTAGTCTGTAATCTAGTTTAGTATACGATGCTCTTATTCCCCTATCACCCGTATCATGTAAAATTTATATTAAATTTTAATATTTCAGCAAAAAACTATCATTGCAGGATACTACTGCCGATCCTCCACTTCATGACGAAACGGCATTCCACCTTGCGCTCCGAATTTGGTTACCGATATAGAAGCTGCTAGATTAGCAAAAGAGATACTTTCTTTTATTGACTTTCCTTCTGCCAGCGCCACTGCAAATGCCGCATTAAATGTATCGCCTGCACCTGTTGTATCTATCGCTTCCACGATAAAAGCAGGGACCACTACCTCTTGTTCGCCATCATAATAACGAACTCCCTTCTTTCCTTCGGTTACGATTAGTTTATTCGGGTATTTACGTAAAGAAACCCCTATATCCTCTCCCTCAAACATCATCTGTGCTTCATGTTCATTTGGCGTAATATAGGCAGCATCTTCAATGAGTTGCGGACTTATTTTCCTTGCTGGCGCCGGATTGAGGACAAGGGATACACCTGATTCTTTACAGATTTCCGCTACATGTTCTACGGTTTCTTCGGGTATCTCCTGCTGAATAAGTACGATATCCGAGGTCCGAATCACTTCAGCGGCTTGATCGATATAAGCAGGGGTCACTTCATTATTCGCTGCTTTTACAACGATAATGCTGTTATCCCCTTCAGCTAAGATGATATGGGCTGTCCCGCTCTCCATCTCGGCTACCGGCTGAACATAGTTAACGTTCACTTGATTTTTCTTAAAATTGTCCAAAATGGCTTCTCCATACATGTCATCACCGACACGTCCTATCATATAAACCTCTGCTCCAAGTCTCGCAGCAGCTACAGCCTGATTCGCTCCTTTACCTCCTGGTACCGCTTGAAAAGATTCACCTAGAACCGTTTCACCTGCGACAGGACGTTTACTTGACGTGACTACGAGATCCATAGAAGAACTTCCGATGACCGTTACTTTTGGCTTTTTATATGTACTCATGTTTAGAATTCCCGCCTTTAATTGAGATTTACTTTTCATTTCCTATATGTTTACATTTAATGGAATGGTATTATTTACTATATATTACGATAAGGGGTGGTTACAATTATGATTAATATAGGTATATCTGGACTCATTTTGCTCATTGCAGCTCTTGTCTTTGTGATTTGGTTAATACGAAAAATAATACATAGATGAATCAATTTCATAATACCTTTAGTTGCTTTAATCAGGGGTATATATAGATCAAAATGATTTTGTTTGTCTATATATAGTTACAAATTCATCATTTTAATGAGTTATGAAATTGATTCAGATGAGCATGAGCTACTCTATTATATGATAAAAGGACTGTACCTATCAGGCAACAGTCCTTTTATCTATTCTTTTCTGATTTATGAGATAAGGTCACTTTGTGTCAGATTACTGTAATGTTTCCGTAATACATATACATTCCGCAATTAAAAGAATAAGAACCTGGATCAAGTGTGGTATCGACGGTGTAGTAGTTATCACCTTTCTCCAAATATTTTAGCATATCCAAATCTTTGGACACCACATCCGTAATGCAGGTGAGGGAGGTATCTTTTCTAAAATTAATTTTGGTTGGTACTCCTTG from Paenibacillus polygoni encodes the following:
- a CDS encoding anaerobic ribonucleoside triphosphate reductase, yielding MAKLEAFIPNPKQADELTDIMDQILGSKDTDLLRENANLNGDSFSGKMSKIGSETAKKHVMKHVLPKQVAQAITEGELYVHDLDQYALGTTNCIFIPFDRLLERGFNTGNGSVRTPQSIMSAMSLVAIIFQSQQNSQFGGVSANKIDWDLAPYVARSFRKHFRKGKQLFEESAELDQEYIHMNSELAQTTCSKAYAFAMNETIQETHQAAESLIHNLNTMSSRAGGQIPFTSLNYGLCTSAEGRLVSHALLDATIAGLGHGETPVFPQHIFQCKQGINQAPGEPNYDIFVKALECSSRRLYPNFVNVDATFNLPFYRENDPDTIIATMGCRTRTIADRFGRNRQSGKGNLSFNTVNLVKLGIEHGIALRKRTQPDMKEFYKNLHRVMEIALEGLLHRYAIQSVQPAKASDFMMREGVWEGGEHLNPDEPVASLLKHGTLSIGFIGLAECMKALYGKHHAEDEFSYKEAVRIIETMRNFCDKKGDEYNLNITLFATPAEGLSGKFTVLDRNKYGILPEINDRDYYTNSFHVPVYYSISAAKKIQLEAPFHELCNAGAISYVELDGNARNNQDAFRRIVQYALSQNIGYFSVNHPLDRCPSCGYEGVIGTECPSCGIHENDIHFSRLRRVTGYLTGDYTVRFNSAKQAEVRDRVKHL
- the nrdG gene encoding anaerobic ribonucleoside-triphosphate reductase activating protein; the protein is MHICGYIPESINEGAGLRAVVFISGCKHACPGCFNPSSWNFRAGKPFTKEEQLRIIQEIADNPLLDGLTLCGGDPFFSAPACTDFIRKYKELCPGKTLWAYTGFVYEKLLEDPDMRTLAELCDVIIDGPFQMELKDTTLLFRGSRNQRIIDVQASLSEDSVITL
- a CDS encoding DUF1796 family putative cysteine peptidase, whose product is MELHELKGGYDVLYSLGHNCLPASQLNHSKIRNIAGVIDWMMSPHLSGVSALLRDRFRHVMLWDNLRYHGASSDSGCYVIRDAAYDLYSVHDFPMEDNDPGILESYPGLKQKLDYRANRFLQLMQSGKRIFFLRTEATLHETEELVQVLDDLVAGEYKLLVVNHAQVPYIVQIDYQLPNVCTLLIPEVANIFQDNHTLWRTILEGIYNTMTNEEINAYLLQNYNT
- a CDS encoding glycerophosphodiester phosphodiesterase; the encoded protein is MKTPLIIAHRGAKGEAPENTMAAFELALQQGCDAFELDIHLSKDGEIMVIHDDTVHRTTNGNGVVKEMTRAELQQLDAGSWFDSAYEGESIPTLREVFELAPRHLMMNVEIKGGISEGVEEKLAALLEEYDLYDHVVVSSFHFDSLRTLEKLNSKVKTGLLYAQNFAHPELLPTTAGVNAFSLHPYYIHLEETDFRSVQKEGLQMYAWTVNEENVMNKLIEKGIDGIITDYPGRLKKVMEARGVIR
- the rbsK gene encoding ribokinase produces the protein MSTYKKPKVTVIGSSSMDLVVTSSKRPVAGETVLGESFQAVPGGKGANQAVAAARLGAEVYMIGRVGDDMYGEAILDNFKKNQVNVNYVQPVAEMESGTAHIILAEGDNSIIVVKAANNEVTPAYIDQAAEVIRTSDIVLIQQEIPEETVEHVAEICKESGVSLVLNPAPARKISPQLIEDAAYITPNEHEAQMMFEGEDIGVSLRKYPNKLIVTEGKKGVRYYDGEQEVVVPAFIVEAIDTTGAGDTFNAAFAVALAEGKSIKESISFANLAASISVTKFGAQGGMPFRHEVEDRQ